In one Thermaerobacter sp. PB12/4term genomic region, the following are encoded:
- a CDS encoding DUF4340 domain-containing protein, giving the protein MSRRSRRRGPVQQGFLGLFLLVVAAGLAVYAWATRDRQPGDGEAGEGETAVVWEAGDAAVREVVIEGEDGRIVLRPGPPPELVVSPDRPFAGQGPVAADTIDGLLSSRRWWIHQPGPYPVADEYATTIADSLRRLVAQRVVAEDVSEGELAQYGLDRPATRVTVRFAGQAETRVLELGARSPLTGGGTYARLEGGRQVYLIAPGVADTLQLPPSQLRETMFLPFNDERVRRVEVDWNGRRLVFVREEGGTSWSMERDGRAVGKQDGSQLSELWFALHQWRAAGFAGDQGDEPAAQRRYGLAEPYGRIRLEFQPAPGQQAAPWLEIRVGAPAEEGGRFVMTSEGPWVYRLDPDDLSYLEDQVLPALEKPVEEGKASGQEDGQAGQDAQEDQAGQGQGAGSD; this is encoded by the coding sequence ATGAGCCGCCGCAGTCGCCGCCGCGGGCCGGTTCAGCAGGGCTTCCTGGGGCTGTTCCTGCTGGTGGTGGCGGCCGGCCTGGCGGTGTACGCCTGGGCCACCCGGGACCGGCAGCCCGGCGACGGGGAGGCCGGTGAGGGCGAGACGGCCGTCGTGTGGGAGGCCGGCGATGCCGCGGTGCGCGAGGTGGTGATCGAGGGCGAGGACGGCCGGATCGTCCTGCGTCCGGGCCCGCCGCCGGAGCTGGTGGTGTCGCCCGACCGGCCCTTTGCTGGCCAGGGGCCGGTGGCCGCGGATACCATCGACGGCCTGTTGTCCAGTCGCCGCTGGTGGATCCACCAGCCGGGCCCGTACCCCGTGGCCGACGAATACGCTACCACCATTGCCGACAGCCTGCGCCGGCTGGTGGCCCAGCGGGTGGTGGCCGAGGACGTCTCCGAAGGCGAGCTGGCCCAGTACGGCCTGGACCGGCCGGCCACCCGGGTCACGGTCCGCTTTGCCGGCCAGGCCGAGACCCGCGTGCTGGAGCTGGGGGCCCGGAGCCCCCTGACGGGCGGCGGCACCTACGCGCGCCTTGAGGGCGGCCGCCAGGTGTACCTCATCGCCCCGGGGGTAGCGGACACCCTGCAGCTGCCCCCCAGCCAGCTGCGGGAAACCATGTTCCTCCCCTTCAACGACGAGCGGGTCCGGCGGGTGGAAGTCGACTGGAACGGGCGGCGGCTGGTGTTCGTGCGCGAGGAAGGGGGCACCAGCTGGTCGATGGAGCGGGACGGCCGGGCGGTGGGCAAGCAGGACGGCAGCCAGCTGTCGGAGCTCTGGTTTGCCCTGCACCAGTGGCGCGCGGCCGGCTTCGCCGGCGACCAGGGGGACGAACCCGCCGCCCAGCGGCGGTACGGCCTGGCGGAGCCCTACGGCCGGATTCGCCTGGAGTTCCAGCCGGCGCCGGGGCAGCAGGCGGCACCGTGGCTGGAGATCCGGGTGGGCGCCCCGGCGGAGGAAGGCGGCCGCTTCGTGATGACCAGCGAGGGGCCGTGGGTGTACCGGCTGGACCCCGACGACCTGTCCTACCTGGAAGATCAGGTGCTGCCTGCCCTGGAGAAGCCGGTGGAAGAGGGCAAGGCCAGCGGCCAGGAAGACGGCCAGGCGGGCCAGGATGCGCAGGAGGACCAGGCCGGGCAGGGGCAGGGGGCTGGAAGCGACTAG
- a CDS encoding electron transfer flavoprotein subunit beta/FixA family protein, with translation MGWNVVVLLKPILDPELPARKFRVAADGRRPERGDAPVVINPFDQNALELALQLKDKGAADSVTVISAGGAEATDGLRKALALKADRAVRVDLGGLDLPDAATTARVLAAAVRQAGSVDLVLAGRQAGDWDQGQVGYLLAEELGWPCAALVQQVEPAGGGLRLVREAPGGREVLEASLPLVVTVTNDDSNVLRLPKVRDVMMANRKPIDQWTLADLGLDQGALAGEAASEVLALRIPERKTECEMIQGDDPAEVAATLVRRLRELKVL, from the coding sequence ATGGGTTGGAACGTGGTGGTGCTGCTCAAGCCCATCCTCGACCCGGAGCTGCCGGCGCGGAAGTTCCGGGTGGCGGCCGACGGGCGCCGTCCCGAGCGGGGCGACGCGCCGGTGGTGATCAACCCCTTTGACCAGAATGCCCTGGAGCTGGCGCTGCAGCTCAAGGACAAGGGCGCGGCGGACTCGGTGACGGTGATCAGCGCCGGCGGCGCCGAGGCCACCGACGGGCTGCGCAAGGCCCTGGCCCTCAAGGCGGACCGGGCCGTGCGGGTCGACCTGGGCGGCCTCGACCTGCCCGACGCGGCCACCACCGCGCGGGTGCTGGCGGCGGCGGTGCGCCAGGCGGGCTCGGTGGACCTGGTCCTGGCCGGGCGCCAGGCGGGCGACTGGGACCAGGGCCAGGTGGGGTATTTGCTGGCGGAGGAACTGGGCTGGCCCTGCGCCGCCCTGGTCCAGCAGGTGGAACCGGCCGGCGGCGGCCTGCGGCTGGTGCGGGAGGCACCGGGAGGGCGCGAGGTGCTGGAAGCCTCCCTACCCCTGGTGGTGACGGTGACCAACGACGACAGCAACGTCCTGCGCCTGCCCAAGGTGCGCGACGTGATGATGGCCAACCGCAAGCCCATCGACCAGTGGACCCTGGCCGATCTGGGGCTGGACCAGGGGGCCCTGGCCGGCGAGGCGGCCAGCGAGGTGCTGGCGCTGCGCATCCCGGAGCGCAAGACCGAGTGCGAGATGATCCAGGGCGACGATCCGGCGGAGGTGGCCGCGACCCTGGTGCGGCGGCTGCGGGAACTGAAGGTGCTCTGA
- a CDS encoding ABC transporter permease — translation MGWHGLLALWRKDVLSFWLSPLWWVVAAVFLALTGWYYLAVVASFQAPDLRFLLDHMVVLLLFVVPALTMRSWAEEQQRGTAELLLTSPITLNQAVLAKFLAVLTLLTVLLLVTGIYPAVTAAYGGVEWPMLLVGYLGVWLVAATFAAAGVLASTLSDSQVIAAVAGFGILLALYMLDWAAGSVGGTTGDVLRAASVWENLSDFINGVLDTRRLVYFVTLIAGFLFLAVRNVERRTWAA, via the coding sequence GTGGGCTGGCACGGGCTTCTGGCCCTGTGGCGCAAGGACGTGCTGTCCTTCTGGCTGTCCCCCCTGTGGTGGGTGGTGGCCGCCGTCTTCCTGGCCCTGACGGGCTGGTACTACCTGGCCGTGGTGGCCAGCTTTCAGGCGCCCGACCTGCGCTTTCTGCTCGACCACATGGTGGTGCTGCTGCTGTTCGTGGTGCCCGCGCTGACCATGCGCTCCTGGGCCGAGGAGCAGCAACGGGGCACCGCGGAACTGCTGCTGACCTCGCCCATCACCCTGAACCAGGCGGTGCTGGCCAAGTTTCTGGCCGTGCTGACCCTGCTGACCGTCCTCCTGCTGGTGACGGGGATCTACCCGGCCGTCACCGCCGCCTACGGCGGGGTGGAGTGGCCCATGCTGCTGGTCGGCTATCTGGGTGTGTGGCTGGTGGCCGCCACCTTTGCCGCCGCGGGCGTTCTGGCCTCGACCCTGAGCGACAGCCAGGTGATCGCCGCCGTGGCCGGCTTTGGCATCCTTCTGGCCCTCTACATGCTGGACTGGGCCGCCGGCTCCGTCGGCGGGACCACCGGCGACGTGCTGCGCGCTGCGTCGGTCTGGGAGAACCTGAGCGACTTCATCAACGGGGTGCTGGACACCCGGCGCCTGGTCTATTTCGTCACGCTGATTGCCGGTTTTTTGTTCCTGGCCGTGCGCAACGTGGAGCGGCGCACCTGGGCCGCTTGA
- a CDS encoding GldG family protein, protein MAERADAHRRRVLWRGTNTAVLTVAVLALLVLANVFAARYSWRYDATAQKIYSLSPSTHQVLSELDQDVTLYGFLQSGSAEGDTLRRILELYDRNSDRIRLEVVDPEREPATARRYEVDTYNTVVVESGDDYRKIDPLSLFGYGAGGGLEIRAEQAITRALLDLTGRGGKKVYFLTGHGEGTPGGELATLGRLLEGEALAVETLNLAQKGEVPADAAVVAIAGPTRDLLEEERQRLEEYVRRGGRLLVLYGPVPNQPRLEQLERLLATVGVDAAADVVVDPERAFLGQDPLSPMPLLGSHPIVDPLQRGDLVLVLPGSRSLAPREDTQLTTTELLHTSDAAWGETDLRAQAVRQDSQDRPGPLALALAVEGELGQGTAGTGGNGQEGGAGDQEAASGTAGQGAAAESGAAEPAGGPRPVAVVVGSAAFVANDYLDRVPGNRDFVVNAVNWLVGSEERLTIRPKELASTPIVLTPGAVVGIFYGLVLGFPALVALVGLGIWWRRRHA, encoded by the coding sequence ATGGCCGAACGGGCCGATGCCCATCGCCGCCGGGTCCTGTGGCGGGGGACGAACACGGCCGTCCTGACGGTGGCCGTCCTGGCCCTTCTGGTGCTGGCCAACGTGTTTGCCGCCCGCTACTCGTGGCGGTACGATGCGACGGCGCAAAAGATCTACTCCCTCTCGCCTTCAACCCACCAGGTCTTGAGCGAGCTCGATCAGGACGTCACCCTCTACGGGTTCCTCCAGTCCGGATCGGCCGAGGGCGACACCCTGCGCCGCATCCTGGAGCTGTACGACCGGAACTCGGACCGGATCCGGCTTGAGGTGGTCGACCCGGAGCGGGAACCCGCCACGGCCCGCCGGTACGAGGTGGACACCTACAACACCGTGGTGGTGGAGTCGGGCGACGACTACCGCAAGATCGACCCGCTCAGCCTGTTCGGTTACGGTGCGGGCGGCGGCCTGGAGATCCGCGCGGAGCAGGCCATCACTCGCGCCCTCCTGGATCTGACGGGCCGCGGCGGCAAGAAGGTGTACTTCCTGACGGGCCACGGCGAGGGCACGCCCGGCGGGGAGCTGGCGACCCTGGGCCGGTTGCTGGAGGGTGAGGCGCTGGCCGTGGAGACCCTCAACCTGGCCCAGAAGGGCGAGGTGCCCGCCGACGCCGCCGTGGTGGCCATCGCCGGTCCCACCCGCGATCTTCTCGAGGAAGAACGCCAGCGCCTGGAGGAGTACGTCCGGCGCGGCGGGCGGCTGCTGGTCCTCTACGGCCCGGTGCCCAACCAGCCGCGCCTGGAGCAGCTGGAACGGCTGCTGGCGACGGTCGGGGTCGACGCCGCGGCGGACGTGGTGGTCGACCCGGAGCGGGCCTTCCTGGGGCAGGATCCCCTATCGCCCATGCCGCTGCTGGGCAGCCATCCCATCGTAGACCCCCTGCAGCGGGGCGACCTGGTGCTGGTCCTTCCCGGCAGCCGCAGCCTGGCGCCCAGGGAGGACACCCAGCTGACCACCACCGAGCTGCTCCACACCAGCGACGCAGCGTGGGGCGAGACGGATCTGCGGGCCCAAGCCGTCCGGCAGGACAGCCAGGACCGGCCCGGCCCGCTGGCGCTGGCCCTGGCGGTGGAAGGCGAGCTGGGCCAGGGGACGGCCGGTACCGGTGGGAACGGGCAAGAGGGCGGCGCCGGCGATCAGGAGGCCGCCTCAGGAACCGCCGGGCAAGGGGCGGCTGCGGAATCGGGGGCTGCGGAGCCGGCCGGCGGCCCGCGCCCGGTGGCGGTGGTGGTCGGCAGTGCCGCCTTCGTCGCCAATGACTACCTGGACCGGGTGCCTGGCAACCGGGACTTCGTGGTCAACGCCGTCAACTGGCTGGTGGGGTCCGAAGAGCGGCTGACCATCCGGCCCAAGGAGCTGGCGTCCACGCCCATCGTCCTGACCCCCGGCGCTGTGGTGGGCATCTTCTACGGCCTGGTGCTGGGCTTCCCGGCCCTGGTGGCGCTGGTGGGGCTCGGCATCTGGTGGAGGAGGCGGCACGCATGA
- a CDS encoding TetR/AcrR family transcriptional regulator codes for MASREQEILDAARKLFRQKGYYATTMQDIAEAVGLQKASLYHYIRSKEALLLQIAGETMRLFHAELDRIEAAGGSVAQQLAAAIRAHVRVVAEHQETLTVLFRESHALPPEHAEKVRGETGRYTRRLTELIARGVAAGELRPVDPGAACLAILGACNWMYRWYSADGRLTPRQIGDQFVEVILHGLLAPDGAGREARTPGRSP; via the coding sequence ATGGCCAGCCGGGAGCAGGAGATCCTGGACGCGGCGCGCAAGTTGTTCCGCCAGAAGGGCTACTACGCCACCACCATGCAGGACATCGCCGAGGCGGTGGGCCTGCAGAAGGCGTCCCTCTACCACTACATCCGCAGCAAGGAGGCGCTCCTGCTGCAGATCGCCGGCGAGACCATGCGGCTCTTCCACGCCGAGCTGGACCGCATCGAGGCGGCGGGGGGCAGCGTTGCCCAGCAGCTGGCGGCGGCGATCCGCGCCCACGTCAGGGTGGTGGCCGAGCACCAGGAGACGCTGACGGTGCTGTTCCGCGAGTCCCACGCCCTGCCGCCCGAGCACGCGGAGAAGGTCCGCGGCGAGACGGGCCGGTACACGCGGCGGCTCACGGAGCTCATCGCGCGCGGGGTGGCCGCCGGCGAGCTGCGGCCGGTCGACCCCGGCGCGGCCTGCCTGGCGATCCTCGGTGCTTGCAACTGGATGTACCGGTGGTACAGCGCCGACGGCCGGCTGACGCCGCGGCAGATCGGCGACCAGTTCGTTGAGGTGATCCTGCACGGCCTGCTGGCGCCGGACGGGGCGGGGCGCGAGGCCCGGACGCCCGGCCGGTCGCCCTGA